CCCTTACCTGCAAAATCTAACAATGCAATGCAAAGctacaaaatgaaaaagatgcaGGGGATGTCAGCCAGGCCACGACAACAGCACTGCAAGTCCCAACACTGCAAGCTAAAGTAACACAACTTAACACTGACAACAAACAAAACTGCGCCACTAGGACTGCAAGACTAACCTCTGCTAGTCCATAACAACAGACAAGCCCACACTACAATATCAGATTAGATCCATCAACGAAATTGCTCAACCTGCAACCTGCACAACAGGTACACCAATTCCAAAAGCTCGCAGAATTATTACAACAAACGACGCTTGAATAAGGACAAACTATTCGGCAGAACCAAATCCAAAGCGAGGCAAATCCCTTAAGCCTGAAGAGGAaaccaccaccccccccccccccccccccccccccccccccaaacaccATCTTGACGCCAACTTCCGATTGGTTTTAAGAGTCATggaatcaacttaaaaatggcACACAACAGAGATCAGTTACTTGATGATCAACCCTTCAAGGAATCCTTCAACCGCCTACGAGTTCTCCCAATTGTTCGAAACTTCTAAGGTAAACGAGGAACCATATTTTTTGGACAGAGGGATACACAGAATAAAAGGTCAAGGCTTTCAACCTTGGCATTGAACTTGAAGTGTCCTATAATACATTAGACTATTTTAAATCGTCCATATCTTAAAGCGTATGATTCAGATCCAAAAAATCCCAATTCAGTGAAGTTAAAATAATCACCATATAGGAAAGAAAACCGTCACCggaaaaaaaaacatctcactatttgataataatataatacaaactaATATACCATGCCATCACTGTATTTATTGTTTCATATATTTTCATAGACGGGGACAGCTGACCACAAATGAAAGACATTGTGAAATCACACAACAATACGAAGACTCGGATGATAGAATTAATGATACAGATTCTAAGTgcatcaaacaaacacacgtATTGTGCAACGGAACATCACAAATACCAATTAGCATCATGGCTGCGCAAAATATATACCCGTGCCTCCATGGGGAGGTAGCCTTCTGCACCTCCCTCCCTCACCCTACAGCATTCGAACCAATCCTACGCGGCCAATTTGAATATATGACTTTTATGCAGTGGGACAGAACAAATCTCTTCTTTGGCTGCCTATCTTCACAAAAAACTAACACAATATAGAAACCAAAACTTTCCACCCGGCAACTTGACAGGGAGCAATAAGATGATGATTGAACTAAATGGCATCGGATAAGCTTTCTTTTTCACATCCTCATCCAAATGGGTTTCCACCAACAGCCGAGAAGGAATTTGGGGTAGCAGGAGCTGAGTATCTTACAGCCTGCTGCGGATCCATATTTAAAGAGCCAAAAGAAGCCCCATCATTGCCAAAACCCCCTACTCCTTGATGCCTACAAGGATACTCAAAAAACCTCAATAGGTAACATAAATAGAtaatacaacattttttttttttttactgtgaATTGATTAGGAAAGTCATCATAACTCCAGGGGAAAATCCACATGCTGTCAATATCCAACACAATAGTTTTAACATTAACATTATAGTTTAAGAAGCAATTACCTTGGAGGTGGCATGTTACTAGCTACTTGTTGACCCATGTATGCCCCTGAGGTCAGGTTATCGAAAAGTAGAGTTCAGTGCAATAAAAGATCACATATGTAGAATTACTTGCTAAAAATTTGAATACAGAAACCATAGGCATGGTGGGGAATTTTTTCCCAAATGATGTATATACTTGGAGGTATTGCTGATGTGTAAGATGGTGCCTGTGGAGGCAACATTGATGTGTATGGGGATGCCTGTGGAGGCAACCATGCTGAAGGAGTACCATAGCTGGAATTCCGCATGAAACCCGATGCAGGTGGGACATTTGGTTGAGCACCTTGCAAAGACGCCATGGAGGGAAACTGCAACACGAAATACAGGAAATGAAATCTTTTTTCAGCAGAAAAATGGCTCTTTGGCATTAATTCGACCCAACAGATCAAATGAACCGATGAGCTACTGATGATGTAGACCAAACtagtttgtttttttcccctaaGTTCCCTCAATCTCTCCCCTACTAAGTAGACCAAATTGAAAGTCAAATCGAGCACTCTTCAAGTAATTAGCCATCTCCAAGTATGGCATAGTGAAAAGATTTCTCCAGTCTAATCGAGATTAAATATCTGAGCatccttttatatatttatagccAGTTCAAATCACCCTTTCCACAAGTTTTCTCAGACCAGCTATATTGTTAAACGTTTGCATAACCATGAAAAGCCGGAAGCAGAGAATGGAATCCATTCAAATTAGTTGTTATCACATACCGTTGGGGCTTGAACTGGAGGTGGTTCACTGTTGAAGTCAAACGGGTTTATAGATTTTGACTGTTGAAAAGTAGGCACTGACTGCACCAATGATTAGAAACTCAAGCATTAGTGATTTGCTTAAGGGATCTATACATTTCATTGCTTGAATAACATAATAATATAGAGATTTAACGTTACCATGGGATAGTGCATATTGAACCCCATACCAGGGGGTAGACCAGTTGGCCATGCTGGAACTGAGGCAGGGAAGGATGAATAGGTTGCAGCGAAAAGATCCTGCAGATGCATCACAATTTATTGAAACATAGGTACtgcatacataaaaataacatcaaagtcaaatagaAAACTATAGAGACAATTACCACAGGCAGTTCTTTTCTTGCACTGGATTTTACTTCCAAAACAGAAGGTTGAGACACATCACCAGAAGTGGGCACATGTGCCAGATTTGAGACAGCTTGTGGTACTTGAGCAGCTGGAGTACTTGAAGGGCCTTGTGCACTACTGGTAAGTGATAAATTCCACTGCTGCACAATTCCCAACAAAGCAACAaggtaaagaaaaaatatattttataggaaTTACAATAATGAAATCATGAAAACCATGCCATAAGCCCACCTGATTGCTCGAAGCTACATCAACTGATGGCATATATTGCTGAGCAGTAGACTGACTACCGGTAGCAGGGAAGAAAGAAGCCTGTTGATGCTGCATATTAGGCCCTTGCCCAGAACCTGGAATTGTGACAACAGGGTTACCACCATTGACTGGTGTCAATCCAGGGGAATTTGCTGGTACACCACCAGGGGGAAACATCGACAAAACCGATGCAGCAACAGGAGCACTGGCACTAAAGGGCAACACAGGTGTAATCCCTACAGGTGCAGCAACTAAATCACCACTGAGAGGTGACATTGTCATGTTGCCGGTGGGTGCAGTTGTCAGAGAACCAGCACCACCGGGAGTTCCAAAAGCATGACCAGGCACAGATGCTGAAACTGATAATTGTGATAACATAGATTCCAACGTATTCACATTTGAAGGGGTCTGAGAGACTTTCACCTCAGGTGCAATATCAAAAGAGGCCCAATTATTATCGTTGCTAGAAGTTGCTGGATGTGCAGTGGGTTGAGTCATCAAAGTTTGTTGTACTTGTGGAACTGCTGGAGCAACAGGAGGTTCAGGATCAGCATCAAAATCAATTAAGCTTCCAGCATTTTCAACTTTGACTTCTACTGGATTCCCAGTATTGGATCCCAAGCTAGTGGAGGATACGGTTCTCTGTAATTCAAAGCTATAACAGATTCAAGTCTGCATATATTTTCTTAGAGGAAAATTTGAATAAAGAGACAATTTCAAGTGAACACCACAGTGCAGAGACTTCAAATAACAGATTCTAAAGAGCAACAGATGCAAAACCAGTACATGTGGAATGGTCAATGCTTGAGTAACAATGACTGAAGATGAAGTTGCAGACTAGCAGGGGAATATAATTAAACTTCTAGTGACTAAAACTGATGTCACTTAAAACAGAGGTACTACCCTACACCTAGCGACCAAAACATGGATAACTATAAGATTGCCTTCAATATGGATAACTATCATTATGCATAATGTGAGCAGGTACATTGTATGCCATCAAGTCTTTAACATTAGAGGATTGTAAGGTACAACTTTATGAATACTTCAATACCACAAGTTTAAATCTGAACAATTAAAATGCATCATTTCCATAAGACAAATAACAGCAATAACCTACTTCCATGTATGTGCAGAAGATTGGAAGAGAATAGCAAAACACTATGAAAAGAGCACAAAAGTTTAGGGTTCTAAGGATGAAGATAATGGATTGCTGTATACATATGAAGAGACATTTTACTCCATATAaggtaacaaataaatatagcCTTTTTCTTTACTTCTACCAATAGATTCAAGTGACAACAGGAGATGGAGGGGGAGGTTGTTGGCTCAATCCCATATGGCACTCGAGTTGCATATTTACCTATTAAAGAAAGTTCCAATTTCATCCATGAACAATTTAAAGGAAGCAACATCATCCTCCCCGTTCAACTATGAATTGAACAGAAAATCTAGAACCCAAGAACTCAACCTGCACCCTGTATTTACAAGGGAGGAGATGTCCTTTGAGCTAGAGCTCATTGACCACAATagatttccttttatttttaattagtgACTGCACTCAAGAATTTTCCCGCTAGCTAGCAAGGAAGCTGTACAAAAAACCCATAATCTATTTTAGGTATGATCTGTAACTTGAATGTTATGTGATGAGACGAAGAGTATTCATAATCCACTTTACAGGTTATATATTGATTGTAATGGCTCAAACAACATAACAATCAAACGAAAGCTAATTTGATGTTAATGGACCCCAATGAATTGTGAGACCACTACTTAACAAATAACAGCTTAAGCAAATGTAGACCATACTGATACTGCTATCACCGATAAGAAATCAAAGGGTAACAAAAAACTCAAGCTTTAAGGAATaaaatatgtgtgtgtatatatattatcagtAAACAAATAGCTTTATTAATGATATagataggcaaagcccaagtacacggggcATATACAAGAGCTCTATTAATGATATAGATAGGCATAGCCTAAGCATGAGCgtctattaaatatatatcataaaattaaGATAAAGGCAGCTTTATTGAGAAGTCTCACCTGCGTATGTGCAGAGCCATCAGCAGCCCTGCCACCATTGGCTTTCGGAGGTTCACTTATGCGGAGAGGTAATACATTATCTCCTAAAATTTCTCTCACGGGCCGCACAATAGGGGGACTGGACGAATTTAGATCTTTAGGTCGATCAGGTGATCTGCCTTCCCGCTTAGAATCTCCGTCAGATTCCCTACGGTCTTCAAGTCTCCTCCCATTTCCAAATCTATCCTCTCGACGCCAATCATTGACGACCTCAGGGCGAACGGGACTTCTCCTATAATCACCATATTGCCTACTTTCTTGATCATATCCAGGACTTCTTCTCTCATCATAATTTCTTCCACCAGGACTAGACCTATCACTGTAACGGCGTTCAAATGTATCCTCATATGGTGGGCTTCGAGAGCCTCCTTGATATGCATCTGTTCTCCTGTTTTCATAGACATCTTCCTTCTCACCCTGTTTGATACACAATGTATAAGGAGGAAGAACACTTGAGTTGACAGATCCAATAACATCTAACAGAAACCCAACGACACCGAAAGCATTATACACATAGAATGCCCAAAGTACGCATACACACATACAACTATTCAAATATGCTTTTTGCAAACATTTTGAAACATAGCAAAAACAATTTGGCTTCACATTTATTTGGCCAGAAACTTGAAATAAAATCTTACCTACATCTAATCCAGTTATCTTGAGCTACCCAGGCAAACCCAATTAATCAAGCACACTTGCAGGTTTTACTCATTTTTGCTCTCAAAGTGTAGACTCGGAAAACTAAAAAAGattgatgagaaaaaaatatatacacagcAAATCCTCAACCCAATAACTCAACCTGCACCCTGTATTTGAGCTAGAGCATATTGACACACTAGAAAATCTTTTTGTGCTAGAGCTCATTGATCACACTAGAAAactctcttatttattttattttttttgcaatgTACAAGGATGGAAAACACTTGAGAAGACAGATCCAATGACATCTGAAATAAATCCCACAATGTATTAgtaaatctatatattaaatccATTTCTAGTACTATTATATACTTACAAACAATACAAATTAATATCTTGGAGATATTACAAACCAAGAGTAAGAGGCATTACCATCTTTGTCCTTGGAGACTTGTCATGGCTCCTCTCACCTGTAAATCTTCTATCCACGTACACATGCTTAATAAAGTCGCGAAGTCTCTCAACGTTACTGGCAGCAGAATTTTGAATCAGAACAGGAGCATTTTTAACATATATGAATGGAGCATGATATAAATGAGTGACAACCTGCTATCAGGAACAGAATGACGTTGTGGATCCCATTCTTTAAAATAGATCTCCTTTGCACGCTggtaaataaaagatagatgAGAAACTGAGAAGATCaaaaaacaaagggaaagaACATTTGGCAGAGATCTGACAAGAAGTCGAGCAAGTCTACCTTATTTCCCCCTTCTTGTAGGGCAGTAACTTCTTGCGAAGTAAATTTGGCCATTGATACTGATTTTACTCGATGCGTGAACTCCCGACTGAAAATTATCACCCAATCAAGAAGTTAATGGTATGAtattcactctctctctctctctctctctctctctctctctccacacgcACGCACACAGAGAAAATAAATCTAAGCAACATTTGCAACAAAATATATGAGCACTTACTGTATTCCACTGCAGTTTGTGCAAACAAATGTCCAGAAATTTGTGCAAACATATTGAGGCCCCTGCTTAGCAGAAGATAAAGTAGCACTATTAAAACAGACCATATATCTGCTTTTCCGTTGAGAAATAATGAAAGCACCTTTGAAATCCATAGTAACATCAACAAAACTTCAAACATATAATGCATTGCGCAAAGGCTCAAAGATTGTAGAAAACAAGCAATCATAGAAAGTTTACCACAAAATCTCACATGGTAAATTTGCCCAAGGTGTGCTCTCCAGTTTTTAAGGGAGGTTTAGGAGCTCAGAACTTGCTTTGTTCAACTGTGCCTTTCTAGGGAAGTGACTTTGACATCACCAACATGAGATAGAAGCCTCATGCTAGACTTGAGGTGAGTGATGATTCTAGGACTAGATTTTGGCATCACTTATGATGTGGTAAGTTGTAACAAGAACCTCAAGGATGCTTTCCCGAAAGTGTCTAGTGTTGAGCGAGCCCAGGAGGTTTCAGTGGTTAAGCTATTGGACTTCTTTAGTGGCTCTGAGAGATGttaattttttcaaagcaaCTTGAAACTAGGCAGTTGATGCCTCCATAGAATTCTTCAATCTCATGTACTCTACTGTTTGATCTTCCTATAAAATCTGTATGAATATGTAGAGCACCAGTTACTCCATTGTGAGACTACCAGTGCCATGTCGAATGATGTTTTGAATCAGATTGGGTTGGCTTAATTATACAAAGAAGGTAGTAGGCCTGTTTGCCAATAGGtgattctcttgtatactttctTTTACTTGGCTTCAACTTTTGCATTAATTAATGAAAtcttttcaattatttatcaaaaagatacttatcaaaaagttcaaaaaaaaaaaaaaatgcatgcacCAAGTGTACAAAGGcaaacatttaatttaaaaattttccatCTCCAGCTCCTAACTCGTAACTAGGTATTCTCTTTTATATACTCGTTGTGTACTTGGGCGACACCTATGTACttctttcaataaaatttcaGTTGTCAAAAAAAGTTGAGGAGCTCTCAAACTTAAAAAACCAATACTGTTAGCAGTTCTATtgtttcaaaacaataaaagatgCAACAAAACCATGCTCTAGAAATAGGTGCAGAATCAGATAACAATCATCTACAAATTCTAGTAAGCCTTGCcttcactttatatatatatatatatataggtaagcCTTGGCTTCCCTTTTGAAATCACTATAAACTCAATGCAAAGCCATTTTTTAGAATCAGCTTCTTAcaatcatcaaaatccattagAGATAAAAATTTCCATAAACATAATTTTGGTGGCAAGGAGGTTCTGGAGTTTTGAGGTTGGACGTGATTGAAGTAGCCATTAAAAAAAGTAACCACTAAAAAACACTCTTTCATTGTGTGTGCTCTATAGACAGaggaataaataataataataataataataataataataataataataataatgcatgAGAAACAAGATCATTTGTTGATATAAAGATTAATAAATAACACTCACAATCAATCTATCAGTCCAAAACAATTCAGGTTATGGGGCACAAAGAATTCCAACTAAAAACACATCAGCAAACAATAGTAGAGTAATGTTTACACTCCTTTCACGTGATATTATCTAAACCTAAAACAACCATATCTACACAATTTTGGCCTCACAGAATAcatatgggtttttttttttttttaaacaaattaaataatatagcCATAGGTCTGACTTTTGACTTGATCACAAGAAAATTCGTTATTTTGTGCTCAAACATTTGGAACTTCCCAAGGAGAAACAAAGAGAAGCAACAACCACTTAACTCGAGGAATCGATTATATTTCATCCTTTGTTCCCCATAATAACTAGGGATCAAAATGCACCAAATTCAATGACTAGGGAAACACGAACTCCAAGCACACTATTCAGTGCGAAAAAGGTCGAAATTCCCTTGCCCCCCAACAAGGAAAAAGATCCCAAAACATAAAGCTTTCATTTGTACTTAGAAATTTAGTCCCATAAAGATATCCAGGTAAGTAATGTATTAAAGTCCTTCTCATTACTGGTTGAATCTCTAGAGGTATCCTATAGTTTTATCACTCTCCGTAAAGCCTAAAAATAGAAGGTTTATTTATGCTCGATAAATACTGAAATAGAAGGTCTAttccaaaaacaaatttaacaaacagaCAAAGCCGAGAAAAGGTTTTAATGCTTCATCATTGCGGTTAACTACATTAAGCACACTTAGTTTCTCACTAGTTCATGGCAGGTCATTTAGAGATACTTTACATTATTTTTACAAGACAATAAAAAACTGATCAAAACTAGACAAAACCAAATATACAATTAATCACAAAGAATCTAACTGCATTAAATACTCGATGATATACAGCAAAGCAGATCTCGAACATAGGAgtggaaaataagtttatctCAGGAATTAGTTATTACAGATATCATACCAGACTGTTACAGTTGATACATCTCCGATTCTCAGCATGTTTGAGCAGACCTCGTATGATTCGTTCATTTCGTTCCTCCTCCTTCAGTCGGTTAGCCATCACAATTCCTACTCcaattaaaccaaaatttataaaagaacaCTAACAACAATAACAGCAACAGCAACAGAACAACCGACACAACAACCATCACAACAACCACTTAAAAGAATCAGAAAAGGGCAGCCAATAAGCTAAATTAGACCGCTCCTCAAGATTTCTCAAAATGGCACCGAATTTATTGGCCAAGAACAATTAGTTCAATAATATAGTGTCTGGTTGCTCGAGAAACTACGAAACTATATTCAAATAACTCCGAATTTATCTCTTACtagattattttcatttataactCGCGTAGACCAGGACAGGAAGTCGCAAAAACGCACACAGTTGAGCATTGTTTTTTTGTCAATTTCTAAGAACACAAACGAagattacaaaaaagaaaaagaaaaaaagacgaTAATAGAATTGAGAATCGGAATTATCATTGCTCTCCCTACATTTTGTTACTTGCTAACCCGAGGTAAAATCGAAAGACACTAATATAGAAATTCAACCTTCCGTACCTACGGATCTGAGCAATCGGGGCACAATAAGAGTCGAACGATACAAGTAGACTAAGCTAAGACGAGTTTAGAACCCTAGAAAGTTGACGAGGAAATAAGACCTGAATTTTGCGACAGATGGAGAAGCCTCTCTAGTTCCGCAGCCTTTGCAGGTGACGGTGATGACCCCGGAGAGATCCGCCACGCGCTTTGACACAACTcgctcacagagagagagagagagagagagagagagttatgcAGATCTtcgtttctttccttttaataGTTGATTGGTAAAAACTCCGTTGTACAGCTAGAGGATCAATCGGACATGAGGACCTAGTGGGATATTTTACGGTGATCTCGGACACAGGGAGAGTACCCTGTCCCTACAGATCCGCGCGTGCCCTATATTTACGGTGCACGGTCTTCTCTGATCTGGCTTTAGTTTCGCTTGACGATGGTCCGTGGTCAAACAAGGCGACTCAATTACGTCGAAATTCAAATACTCCTTGTAGTTGTAGGCGAGCGATCGTTCGTATGACCTTTTAAGTGGATGTTGCGGTACTTGTTAGTTTAGGGTCGTTACGACAAATTATTATCAAGGGCCGTGCATGGTTCTCAAGGCGACAAGGGATCGTCACAATattcttcaatttttatttatttcatgcaATATACGAGTATAGAAATGGAAGATAATTACTCatcagataatatatatatatatttactcacTTCAGAATCCCctttttctcaattattttttatttaattttttgaaataaaaatataaaatttttatgaatttaagcaatttagttttagttttgtgatttttttaagtgTACATGGTGTGAGAATGAGATgcatttaatcaaataaaatgaaGTCTAATTTAGGGCGCCAGGGGTCCTACAATTTAAATTAGAAAGCATAAGTAGGtcccatatatatttttaaaaaataaaaaggcattGGAGAGAGAtacttcaaaatcaaattttattgtG
This is a stretch of genomic DNA from Carya illinoinensis cultivar Pawnee chromosome 3, C.illinoinensisPawnee_v1, whole genome shotgun sequence. It encodes these proteins:
- the LOC122305042 gene encoding probable ADP-ribosylation factor GTPase-activating protein AGD14 isoform X3, which encodes MAKFTSQEVTALQEGGNKRAKEIYFKEWDPQRHSVPDSSNVERLRDFIKHVYVDRRFTGERSHDKSPRTKMGEKEDVYENRRTDAYQGGSRSPPYEDTFERRYSDRSSPGGRNYDERRSPGYDQESRQYGDYRRSPVRPEVVNDWRREDRFGNGRRLEDRRESDGDSKREGRSPDRPKDLNSSSPPIVRPVREILGDNVLPLRISEPPKANGGRAADGSAHTQRTVSSTSLGSNTGNPVEVKVENAGSLIDFDADPEPPVAPAVPQVQQTLMTQPTAHPATSSNDNNWASFDIAPEVKVSQTPSNVNTLESMLSQLSVSASVPGHAFGTPGGAGSLTTAPTGNMTMSPLSGDLVAAPVGITPVLPFSASAPVAASVLSMFPPGGVPANSPGLTPVNGGNPVVTIPGSGQGPNMQHQQASFFPATGSQSTAQQYMPSVDVASSNQQWNLSLTSSAQGPSSTPAAQVPQAVSNLAHVPTSGDVSQPSVLEVKSSARKELPVDLFAATYSSFPASVPAWPTGLPPGMGFNMHYPMSVPTFQQSKSINPFDFNSEPPPVQAPTFPSMASLQGAQPNVPPASGFMRNSSYGTPSAWLPPQASPYTSMLPPQAPSYTSAIPPRAYMGQQVASNMPPPRHQGVGGFGNDGASFGSLNMDPQQAVRYSAPATPNSFSAVGGNPFG
- the LOC122305042 gene encoding probable ADP-ribosylation factor GTPase-activating protein AGD14 isoform X1 — its product is MANRLKEEERNERIIRGLLKHAENRRCINCNSLGPQYVCTNFWTFVCTNCSGIHREFTHRVKSVSMAKFTSQEVTALQEGGNKRAKEIYFKEWDPQRHSVPDSSNVERLRDFIKHVYVDRRFTGERSHDKSPRTKMGEKEDVYENRRTDAYQGGSRSPPYEDTFERRYSDRSSPGGRNYDERRSPGYDQESRQYGDYRRSPVRPEVVNDWRREDRFGNGRRLEDRRESDGDSKREGRSPDRPKDLNSSSPPIVRPVREILGDNVLPLRISEPPKANGGRAADGSAHTQRTVSSTSLGSNTGNPVEVKVENAGSLIDFDADPEPPVAPAVPQVQQTLMTQPTAHPATSSNDNNWASFDIAPEVKVSQTPSNVNTLESMLSQLSVSASVPGHAFGTPGGAGSLTTAPTGNMTMSPLSGDLVAAPVGITPVLPFSASAPVAASVLSMFPPGGVPANSPGLTPVNGGNPVVTIPGSGQGPNMQHQQASFFPATGSQSTAQQYMPSVDVASSNQQWNLSLTSSAQGPSSTPAAQVPQAVSNLAHVPTSGDVSQPSVLEVKSSARKELPVDLFAATYSSFPASVPAWPTGLPPGMGFNMHYPMSVPTFQQSKSINPFDFNSEPPPVQAPTFPSMASLQGAQPNVPPASGFMRNSSYGTPSAWLPPQASPYTSMLPPQAPSYTSAIPPRAYMGQQVASNMPPPRHQGVGGFGNDGASFGSLNMDPQQAVRYSAPATPNSFSAVGGNPFG
- the LOC122305042 gene encoding probable ADP-ribosylation factor GTPase-activating protein AGD14 isoform X2 translates to MANRLKEEERNERIIRGLLKHAENRRCINCNSLGPQYVCTNFWTFVCTNCSGIHREFTHRVKSVSMAKFTSQEVTALQEGGNKRAKEIYFKEWDPQRHSVPDSSNVERLRDFIKHVYVDRRFTGERSHDKSPRTKMGEKEDVYENRRTDAYQGGSRSPPYEDTFERRYSDRSSPGGRNYDERRSPGYDQESRQYGDYRRSPVRPEVVNDWRREDRFGNGRRLEDRRESDGDSKREGRSPDRPKDLNSSSPPIVRPVREILGDNVLPLRISEPPKANGGRAADGSAHTQRTVSSTSLGSNTGNPVEVKVENAGSLIDFDADPEPPVAPAVPQVQQTLMTQPTAHPATSSNDNNWASFDIAPEVKVSQTPSNVNTLESMLSQLSVSASVPGHAFGTPGGAGSLTTAPTGNMTMSPLSGDLVAAPVGITPVLPFSASAPVAASVLSMFPPGGVPANSPGLTPVNGGNPVVTIPGSGQGPNMQHQQASFFPATGSQSTAQQYMPSVDVASSNQWNLSLTSSAQGPSSTPAAQVPQAVSNLAHVPTSGDVSQPSVLEVKSSARKELPVDLFAATYSSFPASVPAWPTGLPPGMGFNMHYPMSVPTFQQSKSINPFDFNSEPPPVQAPTFPSMASLQGAQPNVPPASGFMRNSSYGTPSAWLPPQASPYTSMLPPQAPSYTSAIPPRAYMGQQVASNMPPPRHQGVGGFGNDGASFGSLNMDPQQAVRYSAPATPNSFSAVGGNPFG